One genomic region from Halobacteriovorax sp. HLS encodes:
- the nhaC gene encoding Na+/H+ antiporter NhaC: MHRAKKPGLILSLVPVFFLVFLLIINVLIFKDDATGGANQVALLFAAFVTGLIGIFKLKVPYHHIETKISSSINMALSALTILLVVGALIGVWILSGTVPAMIYYGLKLINPSVFLPVACVICCIVSLATGSSWSTTGTVGIALVGIGQTLGIADGAIAGAVISGAYFGDKMSPLSDTTNLAPAIAGSELFEHIRHMMFTSGPAIIISIIGFTILGLTYDSGSMNTEDIALMLKTIESRFDISFFMFIPPIAVLLLVRKKVPALPAIACGVFIGVITALIFQRDMMIELMSGKSSIKDFYTLITTVSYQGFSMETGSATVDKLLNRGGMSGMLSTVWLIFSAMVFGGTLDATGMLAKISASILHLVKGTGSLIGATLGSCIVLNATASDQYLAIVVPGKMFRKAYEKYGLDPRNLSRALEDAGTVTSVLIPWNSGGAYNAATLGIPTLTYLPYCFFNILSPIISLFLATMNWTIIKKIEEKS, encoded by the coding sequence ATGCACAGGGCCAAGAAACCAGGACTAATACTATCACTAGTTCCAGTGTTCTTTTTAGTATTTTTACTCATCATTAATGTCCTCATTTTCAAAGATGATGCTACAGGGGGTGCTAACCAAGTTGCCCTACTATTTGCTGCCTTTGTTACTGGTCTCATTGGTATCTTTAAGCTCAAAGTTCCTTATCATCATATAGAAACTAAAATATCATCTTCAATAAATATGGCCCTTTCGGCCTTAACAATTCTTCTAGTCGTTGGCGCCTTGATTGGTGTTTGGATCCTATCTGGAACAGTTCCTGCGATGATTTACTATGGTCTAAAACTAATTAATCCAAGTGTTTTCTTGCCCGTTGCTTGTGTTATTTGTTGTATTGTATCTCTAGCGACTGGTTCTAGTTGGTCAACAACAGGGACTGTTGGCATCGCCCTAGTAGGGATTGGACAAACTCTTGGTATTGCAGATGGGGCAATCGCTGGAGCAGTTATATCAGGAGCATACTTTGGAGATAAAATGTCCCCGCTATCTGATACGACTAACCTTGCACCAGCAATTGCTGGGAGTGAGCTCTTTGAGCATATTCGTCATATGATGTTCACTTCTGGACCAGCAATTATTATATCAATCATTGGGTTTACCATTCTAGGACTTACTTATGACTCAGGAAGTATGAATACTGAAGATATAGCTCTAATGTTAAAAACAATAGAGTCGAGATTTGATATTTCTTTTTTCATGTTTATTCCTCCGATAGCCGTACTTCTTCTTGTGCGAAAGAAAGTTCCAGCACTACCAGCAATTGCTTGTGGAGTCTTTATAGGTGTTATTACGGCACTAATATTTCAAAGAGACATGATGATTGAACTAATGAGTGGGAAATCTTCAATTAAAGACTTCTACACTCTAATCACAACAGTTTCATATCAAGGTTTTTCAATGGAAACAGGTTCTGCAACCGTTGACAAGCTTCTAAATAGAGGTGGTATGAGCGGTATGCTATCTACAGTTTGGCTTATATTCTCAGCAATGGTTTTTGGAGGAACTCTTGATGCAACAGGGATGCTTGCTAAAATTTCGGCATCAATTCTTCACCTGGTTAAAGGTACAGGCTCTCTTATAGGTGCTACTCTTGGGAGTTGTATTGTCCTAAACGCCACTGCTTCTGATCAGTACTTAGCAATTGTTGTCCCTGGTAAAATGTTTAGAAAAGCATATGAAAAATATGGTCTTGACCCTCGAAACCTCTCAAGAGCTCTTGAAGATGCAGGAACAGTTACTTCAGTTTTAATTCCTTGGAATAGTGGTGGTGCATATAATGCAGCAACACTAGGAATCCCGACCCTTACCTACCTTCCTTATTGTTTCTTTAATATTCTATCTCCAATTATATCTCTATTTTTGGCCACAATGAATTGGACCATAATTAAAAAGATTGAAGAAAAATCATAA
- a CDS encoding glycosyltransferase: MKVVLMHDWLTGFRGGERVLEVFCEMFPDAPLYTLIHKKGSTTKTIEDRKIVTSFLNYIPGIHTHYRKFLPLFPLAASMMNIEEDADLVISSSHCVIKGVKKPKGSKHISYIHSPMRYLYDQYDVYFGPHAPFYQRLGAKVFKNYLVNWDLESNKNVDVPIANAEFVKQRITKYYHIDSDVIHPFVDLKDFKANQKSPVDKEDFYIMVTAFAPNKRVDLAIKTFNKLGKNLKIIGSGQQEQELQEMAGPTIEFLGNLSRSEVVQYFAKAQALIFPGTEDFGITPLESLASGTPVIAYKIGGVLETLNENVAVFFNEQTVEDLSLAIKTFEDKEFVTQELYDRANEFSREHFKNNIQKLIDQVMKGKKNG; this comes from the coding sequence ATGAAAGTTGTACTTATGCATGATTGGCTTACCGGCTTTAGAGGTGGTGAAAGAGTTTTAGAAGTTTTCTGTGAAATGTTTCCAGATGCTCCGTTGTATACTCTTATTCACAAAAAGGGGTCGACAACTAAAACAATTGAAGACAGAAAAATTGTCACTTCTTTTCTTAATTATATTCCTGGAATTCATACTCATTATAGAAAGTTTCTTCCTTTATTTCCTCTCGCCGCATCGATGATGAATATTGAAGAAGATGCTGATTTAGTTATTAGCTCTTCTCATTGTGTAATTAAAGGCGTGAAAAAACCTAAGGGCTCGAAACATATTTCTTATATTCATAGTCCAATGAGATACCTGTATGATCAGTATGATGTTTACTTCGGTCCTCATGCGCCATTTTATCAACGACTAGGAGCGAAGGTTTTTAAGAACTATCTTGTTAACTGGGACCTTGAAAGTAATAAAAATGTTGATGTCCCAATTGCAAATGCAGAGTTTGTAAAACAGAGGATAACTAAGTACTACCATATAGACTCAGATGTGATTCATCCTTTTGTAGATCTTAAAGACTTTAAAGCGAATCAGAAAAGTCCTGTAGATAAAGAAGATTTTTATATTATGGTTACAGCATTTGCTCCAAATAAACGAGTTGATCTTGCTATTAAAACTTTTAATAAGCTAGGAAAGAATTTAAAAATTATTGGATCAGGTCAACAGGAACAAGAGTTACAGGAGATGGCTGGACCAACTATTGAGTTCTTAGGAAATCTTTCTCGCTCTGAAGTCGTTCAGTATTTTGCTAAAGCGCAAGCATTGATTTTTCCTGGGACAGAAGACTTTGGCATAACTCCTCTTGAGTCCCTTGCTAGCGGGACACCAGTTATTGCATATAAAATAGGTGGAGTATTAGAGACTTTAAATGAAAATGTTGCTGTTTTCTTTAATGAACAAACAGTGGAAGATTTAAGTTTGGCTATTAAAACCTTTGAAGACAAAGAATTTGTGACTCAAGAATTGTATGATAGGGCCAATGAGTTTTCTCGAGAACATTTTAAAAATAATATTCAAAAATTAATCGATCAGGTTATGAAAGGTAAAAAGAATGGCTAA
- the galE gene encoding UDP-glucose 4-epimerase GalE, giving the protein MAKILITGGAGYIGSHIVNLIGGTDHEVTIYDNLSTGRKESVLNGDLVVGDLEDISKLEALIIEKKFDACLHFAGSIIVPESVTDPLKYYNNNTQNTLSLINLCIKHGVNKFIFSSTAAVYGMAPGGICSEDMQVEPINPYGKTKLMTEWMLQDVAQAHEGFEFVILRYFNVAGANVDGRVGQCSPLSTHLIKIACETALGKREKMYVFGDDYETKDGTCIRDYIHVDDLASAHIDALTYLLKGGKSTLCNCGYGHGFTVKEVLEVVKKVSGVNFKVEQGPRRAGDAPVLMSKAEKIGTVLGWKPKYDDLELIVRTALEWEKKLS; this is encoded by the coding sequence ATGGCTAAGATACTTATCACTGGTGGAGCAGGTTATATTGGCTCCCATATTGTTAACCTCATAGGAGGGACAGATCATGAGGTTACAATTTATGATAATTTGTCTACAGGCCGCAAAGAAAGTGTACTCAATGGTGATCTCGTAGTTGGAGATCTCGAAGATATCTCAAAACTAGAGGCCTTGATTATAGAGAAAAAGTTTGATGCATGCCTACACTTTGCGGGATCAATCATTGTTCCAGAAAGTGTCACAGACCCTCTGAAGTACTATAATAATAATACCCAAAACACTTTATCCTTGATCAACCTGTGTATTAAGCATGGAGTTAATAAGTTTATTTTCTCTTCGACTGCTGCTGTATATGGTATGGCCCCTGGTGGAATTTGTTCTGAAGATATGCAGGTTGAACCAATTAATCCATATGGAAAAACTAAGCTAATGACCGAATGGATGCTACAAGACGTTGCTCAGGCCCATGAGGGTTTTGAGTTTGTTATATTGAGATACTTTAATGTTGCTGGAGCTAATGTTGATGGTAGGGTCGGTCAGTGTTCTCCGTTATCGACTCATTTAATTAAAATTGCATGTGAAACAGCTCTTGGTAAGAGAGAAAAAATGTACGTTTTTGGAGATGATTATGAAACCAAAGATGGAACATGCATTAGAGATTATATTCATGTCGACGATTTAGCCTCTGCTCATATAGATGCTTTAACTTATCTGTTAAAAGGTGGAAAATCGACACTTTGCAACTGTGGTTATGGACATGGATTTACGGTAAAAGAAGTTCTAGAAGTTGTTAAAAAAGTTTCTGGCGTAAACTTCAAAGTAGAGCAAGGACCTAGAAGAGCAGGTGATGCTCCAGTATTAATGTCAAAAGCTGAAAAAATTGGTACAGTTTTGGGCTGGAAGCCAAAGTATGATGATTTAGAATTAATAGTTAGAACTGCTCTTGAATGGGAAAAGAAACTTTCTTAG
- a CDS encoding O-antigen ligase, which translates to MNLISLKLTFAALFVLALGTFVSVSFSAVSHILFVIPGLYFFYLDFIKKERPIHFSVSSKFLLVMVATMILSVLANTDIIDRPLSNISKVKYFLIPWLGVFAVQRLIDDYLTPKRARILLNTFLIATSIATVSGLIALKTGFNPIKMKDACHPSRACGLFGMYMTYGYGISLFATLLTVSLLLKNKFLSVKIIIPSTVLAVIGTILSYARGGWIGYIAGVSSFFFRKNTKVFLIFLAISASIFAGVLKFSPTVNNMFFNRAESNSQRIAFYKTAYIAFREKPFFGWGYRNFESNVKEIKKKHDIAYPEFGGHAHNNLLEHLASTGGLGFLATIAFFMAWLFESYRRDDFIGKVTFSFVVSFLVSGMFQYTFGDGENLFLIMGIWMLSQLRGNNVRLD; encoded by the coding sequence ATGAATTTAATTAGTTTGAAATTAACTTTTGCAGCTCTTTTTGTTCTAGCTCTTGGAACTTTTGTTTCGGTTAGTTTTAGTGCTGTAAGCCATATCCTCTTCGTTATACCAGGGCTATACTTTTTTTACTTAGACTTCATCAAAAAAGAAAGACCAATACACTTTTCAGTAAGCTCTAAATTTTTACTTGTTATGGTAGCTACAATGATTCTATCTGTACTAGCGAATACAGATATCATAGATAGACCTTTAAGCAATATATCAAAAGTTAAGTATTTTCTTATTCCTTGGTTAGGTGTTTTTGCAGTACAACGATTAATCGATGATTATCTGACACCTAAAAGAGCGAGAATTCTTTTAAATACTTTCTTAATAGCGACAAGTATTGCAACAGTCTCAGGCTTAATTGCATTAAAGACAGGATTTAATCCAATCAAAATGAAGGATGCCTGTCATCCCTCAAGAGCCTGTGGTTTGTTTGGTATGTATATGACCTATGGTTACGGAATCAGCTTGTTTGCAACTCTTTTGACAGTAAGTTTATTGCTTAAGAATAAGTTTCTTTCTGTAAAGATCATTATTCCATCTACTGTTTTGGCCGTTATTGGAACAATTCTTTCTTATGCTCGAGGTGGATGGATAGGGTATATTGCAGGTGTATCCAGTTTCTTTTTTAGAAAAAATACGAAGGTCTTCTTAATATTTTTAGCGATAAGTGCCTCTATATTCGCAGGTGTCTTAAAATTTAGTCCTACCGTAAATAATATGTTCTTTAATAGGGCGGAATCTAATTCTCAGCGTATAGCTTTTTACAAGACAGCTTATATTGCTTTTAGAGAGAAGCCTTTTTTTGGATGGGGTTATAGAAACTTTGAAAGCAATGTAAAAGAGATTAAGAAAAAGCATGATATCGCGTACCCTGAGTTTGGAGGACATGCTCATAATAACTTATTAGAGCATCTGGCCTCTACTGGTGGGCTTGGCTTTCTGGCAACTATTGCATTCTTTATGGCCTGGTTATTCGAAAGCTATCGTAGAGACGACTTTATAGGTAAAGTAACTTTTTCTTTTGTCGTGAGCTTTCTTGTTTCTGGAATGTTTCAATATACTTTTGGTGATGGAGAAAACTTGTTTCTTATAATGGGAATTTGGATGCTATCCCAACTGAGGGGGAATAATGTCAGACTTGATTGA
- a CDS encoding aldose 1-epimerase family protein produces MSDLIEISSEFIQAVIDPNGAELTSLLDTESGIEYLWQQDPSWWKRSAPILFPIVGKLLEDRYRVGNKFYNMTQHGFARDMKFQLVRAESDSAHFKLEYTDETLKVFPYKFVLEVKFKVYGPKLIVDYEVRNVDRREMLFSIGSHPAFNVPLEKGEKFEDYFIEFDEDELGGAYYLEKGLVNFHGAPDRKMFEGRKIAMTKSLFRNDALIFKDLNSTKVSLKNINNSRSLTMEIENATYLGLWAPEGAPFVCIEPWVGVADGVDSKNDFLEKEGLISLESGKCFQTSYTLFLN; encoded by the coding sequence ATGTCAGACTTGATTGAGATTTCCAGTGAATTTATTCAAGCAGTAATTGACCCTAATGGTGCTGAATTAACGAGTCTTTTAGATACAGAATCGGGAATTGAGTACTTGTGGCAACAGGACCCATCTTGGTGGAAAAGATCAGCTCCAATATTATTTCCAATTGTTGGAAAACTTTTGGAGGATCGTTATAGAGTGGGTAATAAATTCTATAATATGACTCAACATGGTTTTGCTCGTGATATGAAGTTTCAACTCGTGAGAGCTGAGTCAGATAGTGCTCACTTTAAACTTGAGTACACTGATGAAACACTTAAGGTCTTTCCATATAAATTTGTCTTAGAAGTAAAGTTTAAAGTCTATGGGCCTAAGCTTATAGTTGATTACGAAGTAAGAAATGTGGATAGAAGAGAAATGCTTTTTTCTATTGGCTCTCATCCTGCATTTAATGTTCCTCTAGAAAAAGGGGAAAAGTTTGAAGACTACTTTATTGAGTTTGATGAAGATGAACTTGGTGGAGCTTATTATTTAGAAAAAGGATTGGTTAACTTCCACGGGGCTCCAGATAGAAAGATGTTTGAAGGCCGTAAAATTGCGATGACAAAAAGCCTTTTTAGAAATGATGCGCTTATTTTTAAAGATTTGAACTCTACTAAAGTTAGTCTTAAAAACATAAATAACTCCAGGTCTCTTACAATGGAAATAGAAAATGCAACCTATCTAGGTCTCTGGGCTCCAGAGGGAGCGCCATTTGTTTGTATTGAACCATGGGTTGGTGTGGCCGATGGTGTTGACTCTAAAAATGACTTCTTAGAAAAAGAAGGACTTATTAGTCTTGAGTCTGGAAAGTGTTTCCAAACATCATATACTTTATTTCTTAATTAA
- a CDS encoding type II toxin-antitoxin system HipA family toxin has translation MKEGLVYFKDTLAGKITESKDGDFEFRYISEYLENNESSPLSYSLPLQDTPFSSQYLNGFFDGLLPEGWILNLATEHWKFHPIRDRFKLLLKSCYDPIGAVSIREPDQESNISPRATTPNIVKARNIQNPGKCLYCYEELRGGEFHERCSKEFFKTTTPPTIQLSEEVIKELSHLNIESGLTIPGVQKKISLCSNKDKKTKRLTLTHLSGNFILKPKGSIPHIAQNEDLILKLSRDYGLPTAESTLIYLDNNDLALLIKRFDRNEDNSKIHMEDFCQIFDQVTDRKYTGSYQKVAKTLRNYCSQNAPAEQVLKLFELIIFSFIVGNSDLHLKNISVLHNDGPSLSPAYDLLSFEIFQEDFKEYDNEQMALSINGKKNKLKKEDFDILAKNLEIKDKVRDYIYKKFSLKTKSWENIITKSFLDEKKKNNLKTLIKKRIELLIKK, from the coding sequence ATGAAAGAAGGACTCGTCTACTTTAAAGATACCCTGGCAGGAAAAATTACTGAATCAAAAGATGGAGACTTTGAGTTTAGATATATAAGTGAGTACCTAGAAAATAATGAAAGTTCGCCACTAAGCTACTCACTTCCTTTACAGGACACTCCTTTTTCATCTCAATATCTAAATGGCTTCTTTGATGGTCTACTTCCAGAGGGATGGATTTTAAACCTAGCTACTGAACACTGGAAATTTCATCCCATAAGAGATCGCTTCAAGCTGCTACTTAAGAGTTGCTATGATCCGATTGGAGCTGTTTCAATAAGAGAGCCAGATCAAGAGTCTAATATCAGTCCTAGGGCGACGACCCCAAATATCGTTAAGGCCAGAAATATTCAAAACCCTGGAAAGTGTTTATACTGCTATGAAGAATTAAGAGGTGGCGAATTTCATGAGAGGTGCTCGAAAGAGTTTTTCAAAACGACGACACCTCCTACAATACAATTGAGTGAAGAAGTAATAAAAGAGCTATCCCATTTAAATATTGAAAGTGGCCTGACAATTCCTGGTGTGCAAAAGAAAATTTCCCTCTGCTCAAATAAGGATAAAAAGACAAAAAGATTAACACTAACCCATCTTTCTGGAAATTTTATCTTAAAACCAAAAGGATCAATTCCTCATATTGCTCAAAATGAAGACCTCATATTAAAACTATCAAGAGACTATGGACTTCCAACAGCTGAATCAACCCTTATCTACCTTGATAATAATGATCTCGCCCTTTTAATCAAACGATTTGATCGTAATGAGGATAATTCAAAAATTCATATGGAAGATTTTTGTCAGATTTTTGATCAAGTTACTGATCGAAAATATACTGGCAGTTATCAGAAAGTTGCAAAAACCTTACGAAACTACTGCTCACAAAATGCCCCGGCAGAACAAGTGTTAAAACTATTTGAACTCATCATTTTCTCATTCATAGTTGGAAACTCAGATCTTCACTTGAAAAATATTAGCGTCCTCCATAATGATGGACCGAGCCTATCTCCTGCCTATGACCTTCTGAGCTTTGAAATTTTCCAAGAAGACTTTAAGGAGTATGATAATGAGCAAATGGCCCTTTCTATTAATGGAAAAAAAAATAAATTAAAAAAAGAAGATTTTGATATTCTTGCAAAAAACTTGGAGATAAAGGATAAAGTTAGAGACTATATTTATAAAAAGTTCTCACTAAAGACAAAGAGTTGGGAAAATATCATTACTAAATCCTTTCTAGACGAAAAGAAAAAGAACAATTTAAAAACACTTATTAAGAAGAGAATCGAACTATTAATTAAGAAATAA
- a CDS encoding helix-turn-helix domain-containing protein — MNNSKSILSKTVATQRKKLGYTQEEFSLRAGVSLSFLRALEQGKESVRLDKVNEVLNFLGLTLVPIKMEKRDEL; from the coding sequence ATGAATAATAGTAAATCAATTCTTTCAAAAACAGTCGCTACGCAGAGAAAAAAACTTGGATACACTCAAGAAGAGTTCTCACTAAGAGCAGGTGTAAGCTTGAGCTTTTTACGAGCATTAGAGCAAGGGAAAGAAAGCGTGCGGCTTGATAAGGTAAATGAGGTTCTAAATTTTCTAGGCCTGACTTTGGTTCCAATAAAAATGGAAAAGAGAGATGAGTTATGA
- a CDS encoding helix-turn-helix transcriptional regulator gives MDAMTYTSDLCADLSKRVREYKKSHPALSSTQVAKRFNMSTSSLNRIENCDVRMPAIDQIIKILRGTGAKGDLLKYLDEHYPIIAETYREAYSSKTNEYIDIDLEYYLNDKDKFIIILLALSGNGTTREEISREFGQQGLLELDFLVDKNLLLEKDGRIGHNDQLFHTSASTLKSLLANTVEKSFKSDQLNDDQNFISYYALRANREKVSRKIIGILKEAEMQILDVLNDPLNEGEDDIFFGLVTDSLISRNVTSSKGVIQ, from the coding sequence ATGGATGCAATGACATACACAAGTGATCTTTGCGCTGATTTGAGTAAAAGAGTACGGGAGTATAAGAAATCTCATCCCGCTCTTAGTAGTACTCAGGTTGCGAAGAGATTTAATATGTCGACTTCATCACTCAACAGAATTGAAAACTGTGATGTGAGGATGCCGGCAATAGATCAGATTATAAAAATCTTGAGAGGAACAGGTGCCAAAGGTGATCTTTTAAAATACTTGGATGAGCATTATCCGATTATTGCTGAGACTTATCGTGAGGCTTATTCTTCAAAGACTAATGAGTATATAGACATAGATCTTGAGTACTATTTAAATGATAAGGATAAATTTATAATTATTCTTTTAGCTCTAAGTGGGAATGGTACAACAAGAGAAGAAATTAGTAGAGAGTTTGGACAACAAGGTCTTTTAGAATTAGATTTTCTTGTAGATAAAAATCTACTTCTGGAAAAAGACGGAAGAATTGGTCATAATGATCAGCTATTTCACACTTCAGCTTCAACTCTTAAGTCTCTTTTAGCAAACACGGTTGAAAAGTCTTTTAAGTCAGATCAGTTAAATGATGATCAAAATTTTATTTCGTACTATGCCTTGAGAGCCAATAGAGAAAAGGTATCACGAAAAATTATTGGGATTCTGAAGGAAGCTGAAATGCAAATTCTTGATGTTTTAAATGATCCTCTCAACGAAGGTGAGGATGATATATTTTTTGGACTTGTTACCGATTCACTTATAAGTAGAAACGTAACTTCTTCGAAAGGAGTAATTCAATGA
- a CDS encoding Hsp70 family protein, whose translation MAKVIKYTLDFGTSSTLLGAITELGHVSSIPLDFKNDDNHIMKSLIYTPSKHEWYFGNECYGKYLELEGEGRFFRSFKTLLSRESFESTMIHGEKVSVESLIARFLREVRHRANSFYQQDVTSVRVGRPVRFGETLKSDQLALKRLTKALELAGFTNIEFIYEPVAAAKASKEVFNREKLVLIADIGAGTSDFSVIKFKSSKFNDEDILSISGVNVGGDSFDYELMKNFILPELGSLVRYSKGDSSIKHGISKVLLSKICSPAIFSLINDAQIYTYIEDALDNVEDSEDEMKLKNMENLFNEKLGFDLMKEIEKCKIELSKLSEKELSYCKRGVKIKKSLSQKKCFELSQTKIEEIRKALQEALDLAGVNQSDIDSVMCTGGGVQNPMIMAELQSRFNEISINLDQVQKTVVMGMND comes from the coding sequence ATGGCCAAAGTAATAAAGTACACACTGGATTTTGGAACTAGTAGCACACTTCTAGGTGCGATCACTGAGTTAGGACATGTTAGTTCTATTCCTCTCGATTTTAAAAATGATGATAATCATATTATGAAATCGTTAATATACACACCATCGAAACATGAATGGTACTTTGGAAATGAATGCTATGGAAAATACTTAGAGCTAGAAGGTGAGGGCAGGTTTTTTAGATCTTTTAAGACACTGCTCTCTAGGGAGAGCTTTGAGTCAACAATGATTCATGGTGAGAAAGTAAGTGTTGAGTCTTTGATTGCGAGATTCTTAAGAGAAGTCAGGCATAGAGCGAATAGTTTCTACCAACAGGATGTAACCAGTGTTCGCGTTGGTAGGCCCGTTCGTTTTGGAGAAACTCTTAAGTCGGATCAACTTGCACTTAAGAGATTAACGAAAGCGTTAGAACTAGCAGGTTTTACGAATATTGAATTTATTTATGAACCAGTGGCAGCTGCAAAGGCGAGTAAAGAAGTTTTTAATCGTGAAAAACTCGTTCTTATTGCAGATATTGGAGCAGGAACAAGCGACTTTAGTGTTATTAAATTTAAGAGTAGTAAATTTAATGATGAAGATATTCTCTCTATTAGCGGTGTAAATGTTGGAGGAGATAGCTTCGATTATGAGCTTATGAAGAATTTTATTCTTCCTGAATTAGGAAGCCTTGTTAGATACAGCAAAGGAGATAGCTCCATCAAACATGGAATATCAAAAGTACTTCTCTCAAAAATATGCTCTCCTGCAATATTTTCTCTTATAAATGATGCTCAAATATATACGTATATTGAGGATGCGCTAGACAATGTTGAGGACTCAGAGGATGAAATGAAATTAAAAAATATGGAAAACTTATTTAATGAAAAACTTGGATTTGATTTAATGAAAGAAATTGAAAAGTGTAAAATTGAACTGTCTAAACTCTCTGAAAAAGAATTAAGCTACTGTAAGAGAGGAGTGAAAATTAAAAAGTCACTCTCTCAAAAGAAATGCTTTGAATTAAGCCAAACAAAGATCGAAGAAATAAGAAAAGCCCTGCAAGAAGCATTAGATCTTGCTGGAGTTAATCAAAGTGATATTGACTCTGTTATGTGTACAGGTGGAGGGGTTCAGAATCCTATGATAATGGCGGAATTACAAAGTAGGTTTAATGAAATTAGCATTAATTTGGATCAAGTTCAAAAAACGGTAGTTATGGGGATGAATGATTAG